The Candidatus Bathyarchaeota archaeon genomic interval CTCCTTCTACGAGAAGCTTGGATTCTCCCAGGTGGGCTGGGATCAAGGTGAACCAGAGTCCCCGAGACGATGGTATGAGAAAACGGTAGACCCTTCGCAACCCTACGAGATGACTCCGACAGGGGAGCTCAAGGATGGAATGAAAGATGTTGACGTGGAGGGGGAGATCCTAGAGAAAGGGGTGGCCCGAGAGGTGAGATCGAAGCGTAGGCGGTGGCAGACACTGTCGGTGGCTAATGCAGGGTTTGGGGACAACTTTGGAAGGATCGTGTTGGTGCTCTGGAACAAGCAGATCAAGCAGGTGAAGGTGGGAGATAGAATGCGGGTCGAGAACGGCTACGTCACCTCCTATCGGGGCATAAAGCAGCTAAATGTGGGCAGGGCAGGAAGGCTAATTCACTTACTCTGAGTTTAAGGATCAAATAGTCTCCTCGGGTTGACCTAGCCCACGGGGCCCGGAGGGTCTTAATGCCAAGAATCATGCAACATGTTTCGGCAGGGGGTTAAGGGGGAATCTTTGCTCTATCTGATTCTATGGAAAGAGGATCAATTGTAGGCGGAGAGTTTCCCCTTCTCTCAATATTGCTCGAAGAGGTCTCGATACCACCTTAGGGCGTACTCATCCATCTAGTTGTAGTCGTAAAAGTTGAGGCGCG includes:
- a CDS encoding GNAT family N-acetyltransferase, which encodes MGRIVGVKDKVQLVDVEVSDAEVLAEISKRAFDTDINIGSPSKGGPLGYDDPEYQVKVMEYFDCYRIILNDKTVGGIYVASKNPGHKMLENIFVDPNHHRQGIGTRAMELAAERYPQARLWTLGTPEWNIRTTSFYEKLGFSQVGWDQGEPESPRRWYEKTVDPSQPYEMTPTGELKDGMKDVDVEGEILEKGVAREVRSKRRRWQTLSVANAGFGDNFGRIVLVLWNKQIKQVKVGDRMRVENGYVTSYRGIKQLNVGRAGRLIHLL